Genomic DNA from Budorcas taxicolor isolate Tak-1 chromosome 5, Takin1.1, whole genome shotgun sequence:
tatAAGTTCCCAATATGTTAAGCAAAGTCTCTCATTCAGGTATCTGTTAGGGCTAACCTAGAATTATTTCAAGAAATGCTTTCACTTGCCCAAGCATATTCTCTTGGGAGGCAAGCCTTGTTGAGTCGTGTATCCTAGTTGGTATCCTTATTTTTAAGAAGAGGATTATTCTCTACCTGCAGCTCAGCTGCTTATGAAAGCCCACAAATGTGGCTTTGATTGGCCTGGAAGAATGGCTTTTGTGTGGCACCTGTCATTATgtagtaccacactgttttgattactataagtTTTTAAAACTTATCAGGAaccacttcatttttattttactgacttCTTTTTGATCACcaaatttgctttcttctttgtaGTGATGTACCTTTGTAATAAGTTCTGAAATCAGGAAACAAGTTCtccaagtttattttcttttccaagatgGTTTGGGCTATTCAATGTCTCTTGAAATCCCACGTGAATATTAGCATGGTTTCTCTACTTTGCAAAAAACATCACTAGGATTTTGGTAGAGATTGCGTCAGATTTGTTAGTCTCTTTGGGTagtattctgtcatttttgagactgcattcaagtactgcatttcggactcttttgttgaccatgatggccactccatttcttctgagggattcctgcccgcagtagtagatataatggtcatctgagttaaattcacccattccagtcaattttaattcactgattcctagaatgtcgacgttcactcttgccatctcttgtttgaccacctccaatttgccttgattcatggacctgacattccaggttcctatgcaatattgctctttacagcatcagaccttgcttctatgaccagtcacatccacagctgggtattgtttttgctttggttccatcccttcattctttctgaagttatttctccactgatctccagtagcatattgggcacctactgacctggggagttcctctttcagtatcctatcattttgccttttcatactgttcataactgtggctcagatcatgaactccttattagcaaattcagacttaaattgaagaaagtagggaaaactgctagaccattcaggtatgacctaaataaaatctcttatgattatacagtggaagtgagaaatagatttaagggcctagatctgattggtagagtgcctgatgaactatggagtgaggttcatgacattgtacaggagacagggatcaagaccatccccatggaaaagaaatgcaaaaaagcaaaatggctgtctggggaggccttacaaatagccatgaagagaagagaagtgaaaagcaaaggagaaaaggaaagatataagcatctgaatgcagagttccaaagaatagcaagaagagataagaaagccttcttcagtgatcaatgcaaagaaatagaggaaaagaacaaaatgggaaagactagagatctcttcaagaaaattagagataccgagggaatatttcatgcaaagatgggctcgataaaggacagaaatggtatggacctaacagaagcagaagatattaagaagaggtggcaagaatacacggaagtactgtacaaaaaagatcttcacgacccgtatactcaagatggtgtgatcactcatctagagccagacatcttggaatgtgaagtcaagtgggtcttagaaagcatcactacgaacaaagctagtggaggtgatggaattccagtggagctatttcaagtcctgaaagatgatgctgtgaaagtgctgcactcaatatgccagcaaatttggaaaactcagcagtggccacaggactggaaaagggcagttttcattccaatcccaaaggaaggcaatgccaaagaatgctcaaaaaaccgcacaattgcactcatctcacatgctactaaagtaatgctcaaaattctccaagccaggcttcagcaatacgtgaaccgtgaactccctgatgttcaagctggttttagagaaggcagaggaaccagagatcaaattgccaacatccgctggatcatggaaaaagcaagagagttccagaaaaacatctatttctgctttattgactatgccaaagcctttgactgtgtggatcacaataaactgtggaaaattctgaaggagataggaataccagatcacctgacctgcctcttgagaaacctgtatgcaggtcaggaagcagcagttagaactggacatggaacaacagactggttccaaataggaaaaggagtacgtcaaggctgtatattgtcaccctgcttatttaacttatatgcagagtacattatgagaaacgctggactggaggaagcacaagctggaatcaagattgccgggagaaatatcaataacctcagatatgcagatgacatcactcttatggcagaaagtgaagaggaactaaaaagcctcttgatgaaagtgaaagaggagagtgaaaaagttggcttaaagttcaacattcagaaaacgaagatcatggcatctggtcccatcacttcatgggaaatagatggggaaagagtggaaacagtgtcagactttattttttggggctccaaaatcatggcagatggtgactgcagccatgaaattaaaagaggcttacttcttggaagaaaagttatgaccaacctagacagtatattcaaaagcagagacattactttgccgactaaggtccgtctagtcaaggctatggtttttccagtagtcatgtatggatgtgagagttggactgtgaagaaggctgagcaccgaagaattgatgcttttgaactgtggtgttggagaagactcttgagagtcccttggactgcaaggacatccaaccagtccattctgaaggagatcagccctgggagttctttggaaggaatgatgctaaagctgaaactccagtactttggccacctcatgtgaagagttgactcattggaaaagactctgatgctgggagggattgggggcaggaggagaaggggacgaccgaggatgagatggatggatggcatcgcggacttgatggacgtgagtctgagtgaactctggggtttggtgatggccagggaggcctggcatgctgcaattcatgggatcacaaagagtcggacacgactgagtgactgaactgaactgaacttggttaGTATTGATATCTTAACAGTATTAAGTCGTCCCGTCCATGGGTGTGatatctttctgtttatttatgcCTATTTAATTTCTGtcagcaatgttttgtagttttcagtgtataggtttttcttttttgcctcctttgtttagtcctaattattttattctttttgatgatgtTGTAAAAAAGTTTGttgtaaaaaattgttttctctcttaatttcatttttccatgtttttcaTTGTTAGGGTATAGAAATGTAACTAATTTGaggtgttgattttgtatcctgtaattttgcttaatttgcttattaattctaataagtttgtgtgtgtgtgtgtgtgtgtgtggtgcaacTATTTAGGGGTTTCTACATATATgatcatgtcttctgcaaacagagataattttgcttttttctttccaatttggatgtcttgttttctttttcttgcataaTTGCACTGGATAGAACATCTGACACTATGTTGAGTAAAAATGGCATAAACAAACatctttgttcctgatcttagaggagaaACTTTCAGTCTTGTtaccattgaatatgatgttagctgtgggtttttcatatgtAGCCTTTGTTATTGAGCAAGCTTTttcctatttatattttattgatgcAAGATGCTTCTCTACATCAATCGATATGATCGtgtgatttttctccttcattctgttaatgtagTGAATTATACTGATTGATTTTTCACATACTGACCCACTCTTACATTCTAGAAATAAATCCTGCCTGGTCATGTTGTATAACGCTCTTAATACGCTGCCAAATTCAACACGCTAGTATTTTGCATTCATAGTCTCATGAAATTCATTTTCTGTAGTTTTCGCTCCTTGTAGGGTCTTTGTCTAGCTCAGATATCAGGGTAATACTGGTGTCCTAGAATTAGTTTGAAATGTCTCCTCCTCTTTGATATACTGAAAGAGTCTGAGAAGGAGTGGTGTTAATTCTTCTTCAAATGTTtggcagaaaaaaaaggaatgagaaagaaaaccTGCAACTGTTTGGTAGAACTCCCCAATAAAGCCGTTTTGTCTGGGGCTTTTCCATATTAGGAAAATTTTGGTTACTGATTCAGTCTCCCTACTAATTAAAggtatattcaaattttctattatttcatgATTCAGTCACAGTAGGTTATGTGTTTCTAGCAATTTGTTTATTTCCTCTAGATTATACAAtttattaaagatgcttactccttggaagaaaagttatgaccaacctagatagcatattcaaaagcagagacattactttgctgactaagctccatctagtcaaggctatggtttttccagtggtcatgtatggatgtgagagttggactatgaagaaggctgagcgccgaagaattgatgcttttgaaatgtggtgttggagaagactcttgagagtcccttggactgcaaggacatccaaccagtccattctgaaggagatcagccctgggagttctttggaaggaatgatgctaaagctgaaactccagtactttggccacctcatgtgtagggttgactcattggaaaagactctgatgctgggagggattgggggcaggagcagaaggggacgaccgaggatgagatggctggatggcatcgctgactcgatggacgtgagtctgagtgaactccaggagttggtgatggacagggaggcctggagtgctgcgattcatggggtcacaaagagtcggacacgactgagcgactgaactgaactgaactgcactgattcATGCATCCACGTATGCtaagtctgactcttcgcgacactatggactgtagccctccaggctcctgtctatgggattctccaggcaagaatactggagtgggttgccatgccttactCCAGGGAACCtacatgacccagggatcaaacccaagtcccttattgacagctgggttctttaccactagtgctacctgggaagcccacacctcTTCATGATATTCTCTTAAAGtcctttttgtttctgtaaaACAAGTATTAACATccccatttttgtttctttttattgagatgtaattgacatatttgttgcagatgtacaacataatgatttgatatttgtgtatattgcaaagcaatcaccacaataagtctatttaacatccatcaccatgtATAGTTAtgacttttttcttgtgatgagaatttttaagatctattcttttagcaactttcaaatatacaatacagtattattaactatactCACCATGTTGTACATCACATTCCTAGGACATCTCAGTTttctaactggaagtttgtgcctttttaCTTCCTCTACCCATTTTGCTCAGTCCCCACCTCCTGGCAactaccaatctgttctctgtatctatgagttcaatttttcttaaaagattccacacataagtgacatCATGAGGTATATGTCTTTCTGagtctgacatttcatttagcaaaTTGCTCTCAAGGTCtatctagtggtaaagaacccgcatgtcaatgcaggagatgtaagaaatgcaggttcaatccctgggttaggaagatccgttGGGagatggaatggcaacccactccagtattcttggctggagaattccagggacaaaggagcctagtgggctatggtccatagggtcgtagagagttggacacaactgaattgacttagcacgcTCACACGCAAATTCAGgtaactggacttccctggtggctcagtgataaagaatccacctaccaatgcaggagatgcggcatcaatgatccccaggtcgggaagattccctggagaaaggaatggtaaccaactccagtattcttgcctgggaaatcccattgacagaaggagcctggcaggctacagtccatggggttgcaaagagtcagacacaacttagtgactaaacaataacaacaacttcAGGTAGCGTAGGATACCTCCCTTTGCACCTAGTTCTGACTTCCTACAGTTTTGGTAGTGTATCTGTACAGACCAACCCCTCCTCTTTCTTCTATCTGCTCTTAGTCATCAGGGGCCACTTTTGGGAACTAAGAGAAattgtggaggagctggaaggctttaagcaaatactgaaaatgtatttgctccactcatGACAAAGGTTGGAAGCTGGGATGAACATAACAAACGGTTATGAGCGTTCACTGAGTGCCCAAGGCTGGGAACGGATGATGAAGGGTCAATATACCCGGCCTTGAGGCGTTcgaaggcttccttctgaccacctgtttctgagagcaaggactgttgtttcatgataagactccctttagagtttcGCCAAAGCTATGTTATGACTTGGGCggtgggaactgtattttatgcttgaatGTTTGAATGTTTATCTGGAATGGCTACGTGCAAGTCAACCTTATGCTCTATTCCCTGAAAATTACAAAACTACACAATTGGATAAGAAACtttgtcagtccactagaggctgtccAGGAGTGTCCTTTTCAGAGTGCGGTTCTCCAAGCCttacaagaaataaaaagagggaaGGACCCTGAGCCCCTCCCTCTGGCCTGTTCCTTTTGGTTATCTATCAGAAGTGAGTGACAACACCAAGGAAACTTTTTATCACAACCATATGTAGGAACCTGTACTAGTTTCAGAAGGCATCAGATACCATCTTTACTGCTAAACCCTAGAGGAAACTGCTTAAACCTAAACTCCCACTTTTTGGAGTATTGGTTAGATATGGAAAGAGTTACTACCCAGATgatgaatagatttttttaatgttttctattaaaattagaaaagtgaGACGTGAAAGTTGTACTGATTTCATTCAACTTACCAATATTTTCAGTTTCCCTAGAATTTCACCCAGTGTATCCTTTTAATGAGAACTCAAACATTTTGGGGAATCTTGCCAGAGATCATCAGTCTTTTTACCTTACCTCTTCTCCCTTTCAGAATCTACAGAGGAAATTTCCCTCATCTCATGTATAGGTCCAGGGTAAAACCTTAGGACAATAGGGATATGGGGCAGGACTAGCAGGGCCAAAAACAGAAAAGGCCCTGTATTTGTCAGCACAGGACAAAGGTGAGAAGGACAAAGTCTGGGCTGGAAagagatgaataaatatttgcaCATGCTACCTCCTTCACTGTTTTGGATGCTATCAGCACTCTGGTCCTTGTGATTTTGGCTAGGTTAAAGAGGAAAGTGGGATAcaaccaaaaaatcaaaacagtcatTCCAGCCATGAAGATATCAAAGCAAAGATGTTTGGACTTTCTTGTTCCTCTGGTTTGTTTCTTCCTCAAAACAGTGAGGACCTCCCATAGCCTTTATGGGTGTGAGGTATGTTCAGGGTAACTGAAGTTTTTAAGGGCTGAGGCACTTCCAAGCTCTGACCAGTCCTGAAGTCTCTTCATCCCAAGCCTTTCCCCACTTCCCACTCTGAGTCCTGCTTCTTTCCAGCAGGGCTGTTCTGCTGACCCACCATGATGCAGGCTGCGCTGTTCCTTTTCTTTGTCTTGCTGTCTCAGTGGCTTCCTTCCCCAAAAATGCCCAGGGAGGGGCCCCGACCTTCCAGCAGTCTATCTCAGAGATTGGGCATCCTCTGCACCTGCTCTCCAACCAGATCCCTCTCCCAGATCCTAAAACCTGCCAGCATCTCTTGCATGTGGCCCCCTCCTTAGCCCCTCTGCTTGAGCACCTATCCAACTTAGCTTTGGAGGTGGTTCTGGAAGAGGCTGGTTGCACAACCTGAGGCTCACATTCTGCAGCTTCAGCTTGTTAAGATGGGAAAAAAGGACCAAACCCCTTATCCATGAGAGCAAAAAGCACAATGAAGGAAAAGGCACTGGCAATGCTAAAGTAATTCTGAGGAATCTCGGGGGACCCCCAGGGAGGCCTGGATAAATAAAAAACTCAGCTACTTACCTTGAGAGGTTTATTAATGATGGTGAATACGACCCTCTGTGCTGGCTAGTCTGCCAGTTAACTTGGATGGTGATTGAATTCGCTGAGAAGCCATCTCCCATGTTGCTGGTAACACAATTCAGAGCTTTTGCTATCAACATTTTCTAGAACTGCCAGTATGAGTCTTGGGAACTAGTTGGAGAATTAGGTAAAAAGCTTAAAACATCCCCAAGTTAAGAGACTCTCAATGTCTATGGATGATGACAACATAATTTATAGAATGTTCTACAGCTATTCTGAAGTGCTTTATGGAGAAACTGATTCAGGAACTTGTCCGGATTCTTTACGTCAGATATTCAATGCCACATTGTAGACAGGTCTGCTCTCCCAGGACTGTGTTCAAAGATGGGACAGagactttcctgatggttcagtggttaagaatctgccttccaatgcaggggaagtaggtttgatccctggtctgggcactaagatcccacatgccaaagatCAACTAAGCCCGTACACCCTCatctatgcaccacaactagagagaagctcaCACAATGTaacaaagatcctgcgtgctggaACAAACACCAAACAcagacaagtaaataaataagatggGACATAGTAAGTAGGCAGAAATGTTGGACACTAtttaggatgctgctgctgctaagtcgtttcagtcgtgtctgactctgggattctccaggcaagaacactggagtgggttgccatttccctctccaatgcatgaaagtgaaaagtgaaagggaagtcgctcagtcgtgtctgaccctcagcgaccccatggactgcagcccaccaggctcctccatccatgggattttccaggcaagagtactggagtgggatgccattgccttctccctacttAGGATAGATATACTCTATTTCATCCCAGTGCTGGTGTTAACCTTGCCCTTCTCCACTTAGTAGCTCTCAGTCCTTATTTCAcattccatttttcattttgtctttcagTTAGCATATACTGTGCCTGTAATACATCTCAGCATGAGAAGTATTTGAACTTTTTTCCTCATTCATCTACCTGTACTAAATCCCCAATGAGACACTGTAGCttgctaatttaatttttaaactgaaaagagaaataaaagggaatCACAGACATCTAATCTCTTCTGATTCTGGATCTCCCAGCTTCTATCATGAGCTAAAGTGGGAACGTGGCAGGGACTGGTTGGAAATGTCAAATACCAAAGTTTTTAGATACTGAGGCCAAGTGTGCAACAGGCGCACAAAGTTTGAGAAGCCAGAACAGATGAACAAATATTTGCAGAGATTACATCTCTTACTGATACTAGGGGAAAGCCAGTATATCTGCTCTCTTCATGGGGCAGAGGAGTCAGCAGAACAGGATTGAGGAGCTACCAAATCCATCAAGGCAGTCTCACTTCTTAATCACCGGACTGTGTGGTAATTTGGAATTCCTTGTAAATGGGTGGAAATCATGCTGAGGAAGatctgaagatggagaaggtcaGGTGGGAACAATTGGGTTGAGTTTCCTGTTTTTCAGTCCTTTCgctaaaaaaagaacagaagtttGGAGGTAACAGATGAGGTTCGCCCTGAATCCTGGGCTCCTTTTGGATCACAGCCCTTAAGGAAACGGTTTGTATGTTTCTGGTTTCTCCCCGCTCCAGTGCGCTCTGTTACGAACCTGCATGGTCTCAGACTCATCatgttaccagctgagctacttcttTGCTGCTTCCTGCTGCACGCTGCAAAGGCCATTTCATCTGGAAACCAGACGGATGTCTTACTACATCTTCCTTCACCCTTGGAATCCTCGCTAACTTCCTCATACTCCTTGTCTTGCCAGACCCTTCTTCCCAAATCCCTCCCTGGCTTCACTCAGATGGCCCCTCTCCCCAGGTTTCTGGTAAGCCTGCCACTGATGATCGCCCTGGAGAAAGTTGGTTGTCAAGCTGATGTACAGGTCCTGCAGCTTCAGCTGTACCGCCATGGGGGTGTAAATGCTACACAGACCCTCATCAGACATCTTCAAGAGCTAGAGAAAAGCAGAAGCACAGGGAGGGGAGTGTCAGTAGATGCTCTGGCCTCTGCTCTGCAGCTGTGGGCTAGAGAGAACCCTGGCCCACAGAGAGCCCGACGATCACCCTCCATCACAAACTGTGAGCAGGAGCAGGAGCAGAGTGTGCACAGTATAGTCCAGATGTTGCCGGGAGTGGGAACCTTCTACAACCTGGGCACAGCAATGTATTATGCTGTTCAGAACTGCTCGGACATGGCCAAGGAACGAGGCCGAGATGGGGTCATAGATCTGGGTTATGATCTTCTGATGGCCATGGCTGGAGCGTCAGGGGGACCCACAGGACTAATGATCGGTATTGCACTTAAACCTGCACTGAAGGCTGGGGTTCAGCGGTTGATCCAGTATTACTATGAGAGAGAGGCAAACACCCCTCCACCAGAGACCAGCAAGGAGGTCTTGCGGAGCACCTCAGATATGAGCGAAGTGAAAGAAACAACTATCATGGCCCCTTTCGTGTCAGAAGTAGTAAGTTCAAATCCATGCTGGGGTGGACCTTATTCAAcaactgtggcttagatcatagGTATTGGAATATTGGGATATAAAAGAAGGTGGTAGGATGCAACCGTTAGAACTCCACCGTTTCACTGACAGAGGgcctaggttcaacccctggtcagggaactaagatcatgcaagccgtgcagcacagccaaaataaaaaaagatggtGACCTCTGAGTAAAGAGAATTCAATTCAGTCCACTTAATCCAGCAGAACTCTACTCTGATTCCTTCCCTTCTATAAACTACCATTCATAACCAGATCAGGATTAAGTGTTCTGAGATTACAAACAGGCAAAGAAAGAGGGGAATGAGAAGAGCTAACCTTTTTCTGCTCACCTTTTggcggtgtggccaaaaataaataagtaaataataaaagaaggTGGTAAACACGATGACTAGATCTCGTATTCTGATAAATTGTAATGTGTGTGTTCAAAATCCAAATCTCTGATTTCTTATCAAGGAGAAAAGCAGTACTGTAACGtgtaagagttttaaaatttgtggTTTGGAATCAGAGGATTTGGCTTTGAATTCAGGCTCCACTTGTTAGAGCTTCAGTGATCACTGACTAGCAACTTGTTTCTGCAaactcagtttttttaaatttctaaagtgAGGGTAATGATTTGCATCTCAATAGGTTTCGTGGAAATTAAAAACGATACGCTGTACTAATGCTTAGCACCGCACCAACAATAAAGAAGCTTTTGtcactgttattgttgttgttacttaAGCCCTCCCCTTCCCGTCCCAAAGTGTCGCAATTCCGCTTCTTAGATCAACGCCTTCAACGTCTTGGCTAGTCTCGGTTCCGCCGAGTGGGTTCCGATTCTCGGAAATCAGCTGTTTCAGTCCTGAGCAATTCTGCTAATTGGACTCCTCCCTCCGCACGCACGGGGCGGGGCTTACTTGAGCTTGCCTACCATTTGCTGCTGCTGGAGGTGTGGTTTCGGCTCCTCTTGCCCCGCCCCTCGGGGGAAGGAGAAGTTGTGGTGGCGCCAATGAGCTCACTGTCTGGGGAAGCGTTTGGCTGAATGGCAACCGGTGCCGAGGCGCCCCTGTGGAAGTGACGAGCTCTGAGATTCTGCCTCTTTCTCAAGCCTGCGGAAAGGGGGCGGGTCCGAGACGCCGGCCGAAGCCGAGGGCGTCTCTGGAGGCCCTGGTGCCGGAACGCTTTCTGGCGACCGGAAGCCTGGACCGGAGCTACTGCAGGGAACTGGGTCTGAGACCCTAACCAGGTACTGGCCTTGAGAGCGCGCGTGGGGGTGTAGGTGGAGGCGCGAGATTTTTCCTCAGATGGAAGGTAGGCCCGGGCGGGTACACCCCGGAGGGGTCAGACTCTGTTTCCAGGTAGAAATAGGAGCTGTCGCTTGCTGCCCTTCCTGTCCAACCTAGGGGTCCAATCGTAATGCCCCACTCCAGAAACACCCCTACT
This window encodes:
- the LOC128048953 gene encoding apolipoprotein F-like, producing MGQRSQQNRIEELPNPSRQSHFLITGLCVRSVTNLHGLRLIMLPAELLLCCFLLHAAKAISSGNQTDVLLHLPSPLESSLTSSYSLSCQTLLPKSLPGFTQMAPLPRFLVSLPLMIALEKVGCQADVQVLQLQLYRHGGVNATQTLIRHLQELEKSRSTGRGVSVDALASALQLWARENPGPQRARRSPSITNCEQEQEQSVHSIVQMLPGVGTFYNLGTAMYYAVQNCSDMAKERGRDGVIDLGYDLLMAMAGASGGPTGLMIGIALKPALKAGVQRLIQYYYEREANTPPPETSKEVLRSTSDMSEVKETTIMAPFVSEVVSSNPCWGGPYSTTVA